The proteins below come from a single Drosophila kikkawai strain 14028-0561.14 chromosome 3R, DkikHiC1v2, whole genome shotgun sequence genomic window:
- the Acsx2 gene encoding luciferin 4-monooxygenase, translated as MLDLNGTPATCYDPVQKIWSGSSLQSLYNEDLTVGQIIYRQLQRQPQRIFQISHTDNTRLTRSQMLQNASKVGCYLRDQGFDKKTDMVGLLARNSTHVGALAYGCLFNGTPFHAVNPNLEQKTIASLYRITKPRILCCDVADYEKIKDIASSLGSLVLTVNGKLPGVTSAGNLLQSPLPEDYEPAQFQRGVDRTMAILCSSGTTGTPKAVTLSNSRKLFEMHSYLGPDDVQYAPSTLDWLTGLITLITAGVFGTVRLISSEMFSTAHFLDLCEQHEISWTIMANSHVAMLANCPNTSIQRLRSLRYLLFAGGHCLVGTLKKMQSFLHGPGILRNAYGLTEVGTLISYNYDTQSKPTSVGRLMANIRVKIVDSSGQLQGPKGLGEVLCHNGQSWNGYFGNPQATAEMRDSEGWYHTGDVGYFDQDNYLHIVERKKDMLKYLGMMYYPHEVEEVIAQMPDVAEVCVFGIWREMEGDAAAASVVLRSGSNLHPSHVEQYVRKNISVQFKHLHGGVQIVPQLAKSANGKVNRHAVKAAYLKNANES; from the exons ATGTTGGACCTCAACGGCACTCCGGCGACCTGCTACGATCCGGTCCAGAAGATCTGGAGCGGCTCCAGTCTGCAGAGCCTCTACAACGAGGACCTCACCGTGGGCCAGATCATCTACcggcagctgcagcggcagcCCCAAAGGATATTTCAGATCTCGCACACGGACAACACGCGACTGACGCGCTCGCAGATGCTGCAGAATGCGTCCAAGGTGGGCTGCTACCTCCGGGACCAGGGATTCGACAAGAAGACGGACATGGTGGGCCTTCTGGCCCGGAACTCCACTCATGTAGGGGCGCTTGCCTACGGCTGCCTCTTTAACGGCACGCCCTTCCATGCCGTCAACCCCAATCTGGAGCAGAAGACCATTGCCAGTCTCTACAGGATCACCAAACCACGCATCCTTTGCTGCGACGTTGCGGACTACGAAAAAATCAAGGACATAGCTTCCTCCCTGGGATCTCTAGTCCTGACGGTTAACGGAAAGCTGCCAGGAGTCACGAGTGCGGGGAATCTGCTACAGAGTCCTCTCCCCGAGGACTACGAGCCTGCGCAGTTTCAGCGGGGAGTGGATCGCACCATGGCCATACTCTGCTCCTCGGGCACCACTGGAACGCCCAAGGCGGTGACGCTCTCCAACAGTCGCAAGCTGTTTGAAATGCATAG CTATCTAGGTCCAGACGACGTTCAGTATGCTCCCAGCACCCTGGACTGGCTGACGGGACTCATCACCCTCATAACGGCCGGGGTGTTCGGCACAGTTCGTCTGATTTCCAGCGAAATGTTCAGCACAGCGCACTTTCTCGATCTTTGCGAGCAGCACGAGATCAGCTGGACAATCATGGCCAATTCCCACGTGGCCATGTTGGCCAACTGTCCGAACACTAGCATCCAGAGGCTGCGGAGCCTGAGGTACCTGCTCTTTGCTGGCGGCCACTGTCTGGTTGGCACTTTGAAGAAAATGCAGTCCTTCCTACACGGACCTGGCATTCTAAGGAACGCATACGGCCTGACAGAGGTGGGAACGCTGATCTCCTACAACTACGACACCCAATCGAAGCCCACTTCGGTGGGTCGCCTGATGGCGAATATTCGGGTAAAGATCGTGGATTCCTCGGGCCAGTTGCAGGGGCCCAAGGGTCTGGGTGAGGTGCTCTGCCACAACGGGCAGTCCTGGAACGGTTACTTCGGAAATCCTCAGGCCACGGCGGAAATGAGAGACTCCGAGGGATGGTACCACACCGGTGATGTGGGCTACTTCGACCAGGACAACTACCTGCACATCGTGGAGCGCAAAAAGGACATGCTCAAGTACCTAGGCATGATGTACTACCCCCACGAGGTGGAGGAGGTGATCGCCCAAATGCCCGACGTGGCCGAGGTCTGCGTCTTTGGCATCTGGCGGGAGATGGAGGGCGATGCCGCCGCTGCATCCGTAGTCCTGCGATCCGGCAGCAACCTTCACCCCAGCCACGTAGAGCAGTACGTCCGAAAGAACATATCCGTGCAGTTCAAGCATCTCCACGGCGGAGTACAGATAGTCCCGCAGCTGGCGAAGAGCGCCAACGGCAAGGTCAATCGGCATGCTGTCAAGGCGGCCTACTTAAAAAATGCGAATGAATCTTGA
- the bnl gene encoding dual specificity calcium/calmodulin-dependent 3',5'-cyclic nucleotide phosphodiesterase 1C isoform X2, with protein MGLQNYNTYSSTYNSNARRVFYLALNGKGELRRTQISASRSLRKLSTYTNAITETVPQDRVEQLIAKNFGANRVKHGVRQLCDTGKPLIPLIDVAHFKAPPQCSGSGSGSGSSGSSSSSGSSSSSSSSASSLISISNSSQSESGHISSSLSSSSTISSTLSSTLSSSKDKKKRRKCRPHEQEELHQCQKRPGAGAGNLRKLGPKAQRCKELREKAAAEGGPPPNCGKKNGGKKQPGAGAGAGTGPTEGKGLQQQRGKGNIQPGGKRKGNKAGKQRQNGGGKKQPQQQQQQRQHQAKAGPGGKRKQRKQDLISTSTTTTMATSLATPPESHWESSSPLPSLALSETSDRVERNVRLASGEDLEQDAEQEPEEPEDADTDGGSMEDASYEDATSEAQGRSSAVGDDSLYYDFGLLTPRR; from the exons ATGGGTCTGCAGAACTACAACACGTACTCCTCCACCTACAACTCGAACGCGCGGCGCGTCTTCTACCTGGCCCTCAATGGCAAGGGAGAGCTGCGTCGCACCCAGATCTCGGCCAGCCGGTCGCTGCGCAAGCTTAGCACCTACACCAACGCCATCACGGAGACGGTGCCGCAGGATCGGGTGGAGCAGCTGATCGCCAAGAACTTCGGGGCCAATCGCGTCAAGCACGGCGTACGCCAACTCTGTGATACGGGCAAGCCGCTGATCCCGCTGATCGACGTGGCCCACTTCAAGGCGCCTCCGCAGTGCagcgggagtgggagtggAAGCGGAAGTAGTGGAAGTAGTAGTAGCAgtggtagcagcagcagcagcagcagcagtgccaGCAGCCTGATTAGTATTAGTAACAGTAGTCAAAGCGAGAGCGGCCATATTAGCAGTAGCCTTAGCAGTAGCAGTACCATTAGTAGCACCCTTAGCAGTACCCTTAGCAGTAGCAAGGACAAGAAGAAGCGGCGCAAGTGCCGGCCCCacgagcaggaggagctgcaCCAGTGCCAGAAGCGGCCGGGAGCTGGAGCGGGTAACCTGCGAAAGCTGGGTCCCAAGGCCCAGCGATGCAAGGAGCTGCGCGAGAAGGCGGCCGCCGAGGGAGGCCCGCCGCCCAACTGCGGCAAGAAGAATGGTGGCAAGAAGCAACCAGGTGCAGGGGCAGGTGCAGGTACTGGCCCAACAGAGGGCAAGGgcctgcagcagcagagggGCAAGGGCAACATCCAGCCGGGTGGCAAGCGAAAAGGCAATAAAGCCGGAAAGCAGCGGCAGAATGGCGGCGGCAAgaagcagccacagcagcaacaacagcagcggcaacaccAGGCCAAAGCTGGGCCCGGTGGCAAGCGAAAGCAGCGGAAGCAAGACCTGATctccaccagcaccaccaccaccatggCGACCAGTCTGGCCACGCCGCCCGAGAGCCACTGGGAGAGCAGCTCGCCCCTGCCGTCCTTGGCCCTCAGCGAGACCAGCGATCGTGTGGAGCGCAACGTGCGCTTGGCCAGCGGCGAGGATCTGGAGCAGGATGCCGAGCAGGAGCCAGAGGAGCCGGAGGACGCCGACACCGACGGCGGCTCCATGGAGGATGCTAGCTACGAGGACGCAACCTCCGAGGCGCAGGGACGCAGCAGCGCAGTCGGCGACGATTCGCTCTACTACGATTT CGGACTGTTGACTCCCCGGCGATGA
- the LOC108081761 gene encoding uncharacterized protein — protein MPYTPVNSYDGDLKIWSGEPVSHYFDPHLSIGQIIFQEMRRHPQLVAQISASENTVLTRQELHANSMKVASYMRFLGLLQSDVVGLIGRNTTHMPAVAYACFFNGIAFHSLNITYDQSTIEKLFDITKPRLIFCDGDEFEKVRAATASLDVKIITMRNHPKSADSISIDEVLATPIEKNFQPARLELGNDQTLAILCSSGTTGTPKAVTITNSRQILAANHQLTTADIQYSHNTLDWITGLLTTVTSGVFSTTRIIADNAFDPAFALRVIEEYKATWIIQPPSCMAMMVNSPEFETSDLSSLRYFLFGGSRAALEVQQSIRSRLSSDCLQFMYGFTELGALATYNCHFDEKPNSVGRLTNGLKLKIVSEDGQSLGPDEMGEVCIKNNQHWAGYYGNQLETREIRDPQRWYHSGDLGYMDQDGFLYVVERKKDMLKYQNIMYYPNEIESVISEMPDVAEVCVFGVWSNMYGDEAAAAVVKKQGSDLRAQDVVEYVSTRTDSKYKQLNAGAIIVDDLMRSANGKTNRIANKNHYLHVKERS, from the exons ATGCCTTACACCCCAGTGAACTCCTACGACGGCGATCTTAAGATCTGGAGCGGAGAGCCGGTGAGCCACTACTTCGATCCACATCTGTCTATCGGGCAGATCATCTTCCAGGAGATGCGGCGTCATCCCCAACTCGTCGCCCAG ATCTCGGCTTCAGAGAACACCGTCCTGACCAGACAGGAGCTCCATGCCAACTCCATGAAGGTGGCCAGCTATATGCGCTTCTTGGGCCTCCTTCAATCCGATGTGGTGGGCCTAATAGGCAGGAACACCACTCACATGCCCGCAGTGGCATACGCCTGTTTCTTCAACGGAATCGCCTTCCACTCGCTGAACATAACCTATGATCAGAGTACCATAGAGAAGCTCTTCGACATAACCAAGCCTCGCCTCATTTTCTGTGATGGAGATGAGTTCGAAAAGGTGCGCGCCGCCACCGCATCCCTGGATGTGAAGATCATCACCATGCGAAATCACCCGAAATCAGCCGACTCCATCAGCATTGATGAAGTACTAGCCACTCCCATCGAGAAAAACTTTCAGCCAGCTCGCCTAGAACTGGGCAACGATCAGACCCTGGCTATTCTCTGCTCCTCCGGCACCACTGGAACCCCCAAGGCGGTCACCATCACCAACAGTCGACAGATACTGGCTGCCAACCA CCAGCTGACCACTGCCGACATTCAGTACTCCCACAACACTCTCGACTGGATAACCGGCCTATTGACCACGGTGACCTCTGGCGTGTTCAGCACCACCCGCATCATCGCTGACAACGCCTTCGATCCTGCCTTCGCTTTGCGAGTCATCGAGGAGTACAAGGCTACGTGGATTATCCAGCCACCGTCCTGTATGGCCATGATGGTGAACTCTCCGGAGTTTGAGACCAGTGACCTGTCTAGTCTGCGGTATTTCCTGTTTGGCGGATCTCGTGCTGCATTGGAGGTGCAGCAGAGCATCAGGAGTCGGTTGAGCAGCGACTGCCTGCAGTTTATGTATGGATTCACGGAACTCGGTGCCTTGGCCACCTACAACTGCCACTTCGACGAGAAGCCCAATTCGGTGGGACGCTTGACCAATGGCCTCAAGCTGAAAATAGTCTCTGAAGATGGCCAGTCCCTCGGACCCGATGAGATGGGGGAAGTGTGCATCAAGAATAACCAGCACTGGGCGGGTTACTATGGAAACCAGTTGGAGACCCGCGAGATACGGGATCCTCAACGATGGTATCACTCTGGAGATCTTGGCTACATGGACCAAGACGGTTTTCTTTACGTCGTGGAGCGCAAGAAGGACATGCTGAAGTACCAGAACATCATGTACTATCCCAACGAGATCGAGAGCGTCATCTCGGAGATGCCTGACGTAGCGGAGGTCTGTGTGTTTGGAGTATGGAGTAATATGTACGGAGACGAGGCGGCCGCCGCTGTTGTAAAAAAACAGGGCAGTGATCTGAGAGCCCAGGATGTCGTCGAATATGTGAGCACGCGGACGGACTCCAAGTATAAGCAGTTGAATGCTGGAGCCATCATCGTGGATGATCTCATGCGCAGCGCCAATGGAAAGACCAATCGAATTGCCAATAAGAATCACTACCTGCATGTAAAGGAAAGAAGTTAA
- the LOC108075985 gene encoding luciferin 4-monooxygenase, translating into MPYRPANFYDADLKIWRGDRVKHYFDPHLSIGEIIFQEMRRHPQLIAQISATENTILTRDELHANSMKVASYMRSLGLLQSDVVGLIGRNTTHMSAVAYACFFNGIAFHSLNISYERSTIEKLFDITKPRLIFCDGDEFEKVRAATASLDVKIITMRNHPTDSISIDEVLATPIEENFQPARLVQGNDQTLAILCSSGTTGIPKAVTITNSRQILAASYCLTTSDVQYTHSTLDWITGLLTTITSGVFSTKRIVADNVFDPAFFMRLVEEYKITWIIQAPSHMAMMTNSLAFQTADLSSLRYYLFGGSRASLETQHRIRSRLSRDCLHFAYGFTELGAMASINLHFDEKPNSVGRLVSGVKLKIICEQGESLGPDEVGEVCIHNGQHWAGYYGNPEETHKMRDPQMWFHSGDLGYVDDDGFLYIVERKKDMLKYQNIMYYPNDIERVISEMPEVAEVCVFGVWDQINGDEAAAAVVKKQGSDLKVQDIVDYVAEHIEAKYKQLNGGAIIVEDLVRSPNGKTNRMATKAFFLETKISN; encoded by the exons ATGCCATACCGACCAGCCAACTTCTACGATGCTGATCTCAAGATCTGGAGAGGGGATCGGGTAAAACATTACTTCGACCCACATCTGTCCATAGGAGAGATCATCTTTCAGGAGATGCGGCGTCACCCCCAGCTCATTGCCCAG ATCTCGGCTACTGAGAACACGATACTGACCAGGGATGAGCTCCATGCCAACTCCATGAAAGTTGCCAGCTATATGCGATCCCTGGGTCTCCTTCAGTCCGACGTGGTGGGCCTTATAGGCAGGAACACCACCCACATGTCCGCCGTGGCATACGCCTGTTTCTTCAACGGAATCGCCTTTCACTCGCTGAACATCTCCTACGAGCGAAGCACCATAGAGAAGCTCTTCGACATAACCAAGCCACGTCTCATTTTCTGTGATGGAGATGAGTTCGAAAAGGTGCGCGCCGCCACCGCATCCCTGGATGTCAAAATTATCACCATGCGCAATCACCCAACGGACTCCATCAGTATTGATGAAGTTCTAGCCACTCCCATCGAGGAAAACTTCCAGCCGGCTCGTCTGGTACAAGGCAACGATCAGACGCTGGCCATTCTTTGCTCTTCGGGCACAACTGGAATCCCAAAGGCTGTGACCATCACCAATAGCCGCCAGATCCTGGCTGCCAGCTA CTGTCTTACCACCAGCGACGTCCAGTACACCCACAGCACTCTTGACTGGATCACCGGACTACTGACCACCATTACTTCCGGGGTGTTCAGCACAAAGCGGATAGTGGCAGACAATGTATTTGATCCCGCGTTCTTCATGCGACTCGTCGAGGAGTATAAGATCACGTGGATAATTCAAGCGCCATCACACATGGCCATGATGACAAACTCACTGGCATTCCAGACAGCGGATCTGTCCAGCCTCCGATATTACCTCTTCGGAGGATCTCGGGCCTCGTTGGAGACCCAGCACCGCATCAGGAGTCGCCTTAGTCGGGACTGCCTGCACTTCGCCTACGGATTCACGGAGCTGGGCGCCATGGCCTCCATCAACCTTCACTTCGACGAGAAACCCAACTCAGTGGGTCGCCTGGTGAGTGGCGTCAAGCTGAAGATAATCTGTGAGCAGGGCGAGTCCCTTGGCCCCGATGAGGTGGGCGAGGTGTGCATTCACAATGGCCAGCACTGGGCGGGATACTACGGCAATCCGGAGGAGACCCACAAGATGCGAGACCCCCAGATGTGGTTCCACAGCGGCGACCTTGGCTACGTGGACGACGACGGGTTCCTGTACATCGTGGAGCGCAAGAAGGACATGCTGAAGTACCAGAACATCATGTACTATCCCAACGATATCGAGCGCGTTATCTCAGAGATGCCGGAGGTGGCCGAGGTCTGTGTCTTCGGGGTGTGGGATCAGATCAATGGGGACGAGGCTGCTGCCGCCGTTGTGAAGAAGCAGGGTAGTGATCTCAAGGTCCAGGACATTGTGGACTACGTGGCCGAACACATTGAGGCCAAGTACAAGCAGTTGAACGGCGGAGCCATCATTGTGGAGGACCTCGTGCGCTCGCCCAATGGAAAAACGAATCGCATGGCCACCAAGGCGTTTTTCCTGGAAACCAAGATCTCAAACTAG
- the Acsx4 gene encoding uncharacterized protein Acsx4: MERSSTNFDKYTKIWSGPRPANFFDSDCSIGKILFAFMRNHPSSICQISDTEGTALTNGEAITFAIRIAQQLKALGLKQDDVVGIAGTNTTYLMPVVLGCLLNGTPFHAVSPWHDEDTMKHLFSITRPRLIFCDGYVYQRLSIIARILKSQVYTLKDHRLGMPRVEDLLEPTKAELYYVPEHLLLGGDQTVAVLCTSGTTGLPKAVCITNSACLFDFGFVTGQDVLLSFSTIDWSAGMFNMLFSCCHGSTRIITDRAYTPEYMLQLVEKYKVTLLTVVPQQVASLLKAPTLSKQRLSSIRFVSVGGGSCYVANLLKLQDFLIKGQISYGYALTECGGVAANMGVAKPSSVGRIVPGVRVKILDDAGRSLGHGDTGEILVHNGKLWNGYYGNPNESKRMQDYQGWFHTGDMGYFDDENYLHIVERKGDLLRFHGAQYCPHELEQVIAELPDVIEACVFGLWNEVDGDPAAAAVVKVPGSRLTEMDIVEYVAKRLVVTHKQLHCGVFFLPELPKTGSGKVLRQQARDQALGKKWADYGNGH; the protein is encoded by the exons ATGGAACGCTCGAGCACGAATTTCGATAAATACACTAAAATTTGGAGTGGACCAAGGCCGGCGAATTTCTTTGATTCGGATTGTTCGATTGGTAAAATTCTGTTTGCGTTTATGCGGAATCATCCATCCAGCATTTGCCAG ATTTCCGACACCGAGGGCACGGCTTTGACCAATGGCGAGGCCATCACCTTTGCCATCCGAATCGCCCAGCAACTGAAGGCACTGGGGCTTAAGCAAGACGATGTGGTGGGAATTGCGGGAACCAACACTACTTATCTAATGCCCGTGGTTCTGGGTTGCCTCCTGAACGGAACGCCCTTCCATGCAGTTAGTCCCTGGCACGACGAGGACACGATGAAGCACCTGTTCTCCATCACCCGGCCGCGGCTCATCTTCTGCGATGGCTACGTCTATCAGAGGCTGAGCATCATTGCCAGGATACTCAAGTCCCAGGTGTACACTCTGAAGGATCATCGCTTGGGCATGCCGCGAGTAGAAGATCTGCTCGAGCCCACAAAAGCGGAGCTTTATTATGT GCCCGAACACCTTCTTCTGGGCGGCGATCAGACGGTGGCCGTCCTGTGCACCTCTGGCACCACGGGTCTGCCCAAGGCCGTCTGCATCACTAACTCTGCTTGCCTCTTTGACTTTGG CTTCGTGACCGGTCAGGATGTATTGCTCTCCTTCAGCACCATCGACTGGTCGGCAGGCATGTTCAACATGCTCTTCAGCTGCTGCCACGGCTCCACGCGGATCATCACGGACCGGGCCTACACACCCGAGTACATGCTGCAGCTGGTGGAGAAGTATAAGGTGACCCTGCTGACGGTGGTTCCGCAGCAGGTGGCGTCGCTCCTCAAGGCGCCAACCCTAAGCAAGCAGCGCCTCTCCAGCATCCGCTTCGTGAGTGTGGGCGGTGGCTCATGCTACGTGGCCAATCTGCTAAAGCTGCAGGACTTCCTGATCAAGGGACAAATATCCTACGGCTACGCCCTGACCGAGTGCGGCGGAGTGGCGGCCAACATGGGCGTGGCCAAGCCCTCCTCGGTGGGCAGGATTGTGCCGGGTGTGCGGGTGAAGATCCTGGACGACGCCGGACGAAGTCTCGGCCACGGAGACACAGGCGAGATTCTGGTGCACAACGGGAAGCTATGGAATGGCTATTACGGCAACCCCAACGAGTCGAAGCGTATGCAGGACTACCAAGGATGGTTCCACACCGGCGACATGGGCTACTTTGACGACGAGAATTACCTGCACATTGTGGAGCGGAAGGGCGACCTCCTGCGCTTTCACGGCGCCCAGTACTGTCCCCACGAGCTGGAGCAGGTCATCGCCGAGCTGCCGGACGTGATCGAGGCCTGTGTCTTTGGACTGTGGAACGAGGTGGACGGCGATCCTGCGGCAGCGGCCGTTGTCAAGGTCCCGGGAAGTCGGCTCACCGAAATGGATATCGTGGAGTACGTAGCCAAGCGCCTGGTGGTCACCCACAAGCAACTCCACTGCGGGGTATTCTTCCTGCCAGAGCTCCCGAAGACAGGCAGCGGCAAGGTGCTGCGCCAGCAGGCACGCGATCAGGCGCTGGGCAAGAAATGGGCCGACTACGGCAACGGACACTAA